The Brevibacillus brevis genome contains a region encoding:
- a CDS encoding WecB/TagA/CpsF family glycosyltransferase gives MTKQVATILDVPFTTRGFRETVDYITERIQSGQKTHVVTANPEIVMVARENRAFRSIVEQAYVVPDGIGIVYAAKWTNQPIYERVTGVELLEAFMTKADQHQWGVYLLGAKPDVIHLAKDKLSARYPNARIVGCRDGYFRPEEEPQIVQEIAEAKPQLLFVALGAPRQDEWMAKYRDQLNASLMMGVGGSFDVISGKVKRAPEIWQKLHLEWFYRLASEPTRWKRQLAIPRFVLTVLKEKWSSRS, from the coding sequence ATGACCAAACAGGTCGCAACCATACTAGATGTGCCATTTACGACTCGCGGTTTCCGTGAGACTGTCGATTATATAACAGAACGCATACAAAGCGGTCAAAAGACCCACGTGGTCACCGCCAATCCGGAAATCGTCATGGTAGCGAGAGAGAATCGCGCTTTCCGATCTATTGTAGAACAAGCCTATGTCGTTCCAGATGGAATTGGAATCGTATACGCTGCCAAATGGACGAATCAGCCGATTTATGAGCGCGTTACGGGTGTGGAGCTTCTGGAAGCGTTCATGACGAAAGCCGATCAACATCAGTGGGGCGTGTATTTACTCGGCGCCAAGCCAGATGTTATTCATTTGGCAAAAGACAAACTGAGTGCTCGTTATCCGAACGCTCGAATCGTCGGATGTCGGGATGGCTATTTTCGCCCAGAGGAAGAACCTCAAATTGTACAGGAAATTGCCGAAGCGAAACCGCAGCTCCTGTTCGTCGCACTGGGTGCGCCCAGACAAGATGAATGGATGGCGAAGTATCGCGATCAGTTGAATGCCTCCCTGATGATGGGGGTAGGCGGAAGCTTTGACGTCATTTCCGGGAAAGTGAAGCGCGCTCCCGAGATCTGGCAAAAACTGCATTTGGAATGGTTTTATCGACTTGCTTCCGAGCCTACTCGCTGGAAGCGTCAACTGGCTATTCCGCGGTTTGTTCTAACCGTACTGAAAGAAAAATGGAGTAGCCGTTCCTAG
- the fabZ gene encoding 3-hydroxyacyl-ACP dehydratase FabZ — translation MEIKAPLDIMQIQEIIPHRYPFLLVDRIEELELGKKAVGVKNVTINEPFFQGHFPGYPVMPGVLIVEALAQVGAVAMLSMEEHQGKIGLFAGIDEFRFKDQVKPGDTLVLEVELTRVRGTVGKGHGRALVNGKVVAEGGLMFALTAGNKAHS, via the coding sequence ATGGAAATCAAAGCGCCTTTGGATATTATGCAAATTCAGGAAATCATCCCGCATCGTTACCCGTTTTTGTTGGTAGACAGAATTGAAGAGCTGGAGCTAGGAAAAAAAGCGGTTGGAGTGAAAAACGTAACAATCAATGAACCGTTTTTCCAAGGCCATTTTCCTGGTTATCCAGTCATGCCTGGTGTCCTGATTGTGGAAGCATTGGCACAGGTTGGGGCAGTAGCGATGCTCAGCATGGAGGAACATCAAGGAAAAATCGGACTGTTTGCAGGCATTGATGAATTCCGGTTCAAAGATCAAGTGAAGCCGGGAGATACGCTGGTACTAGAGGTTGAGCTTACTCGTGTGCGTGGAACCGTCGGCAAAGGGCATGGCAGAGCACTGGTAAATGGGAAAGTAGTAGCAGAGGGTGGATTGATGTTTGCCCTGACGGCAGGAAATAAGGCACATTCATGA
- a CDS encoding CDP-alcohol phosphatidyltransferase family protein, translated as MSVNLPNLLTIFRIVLIPLYLYVFFSEFPYHVEIALGILILAGVTDIADGYIARKHKLVTTIGMMLDPLADKLMMLAVIASLFLTDRISVWAALFFFVRDLAMIVTGAVYHFRGKKTVPANAYGKLTTVLLYLVIPLVMYRYEYSEAILWSVITFSFIVSAIYLAKARLLNRV; from the coding sequence ATGTCCGTGAATCTTCCTAATTTGCTTACGATCTTTCGCATCGTGCTCATCCCTTTGTACCTGTATGTCTTTTTTTCGGAGTTTCCGTATCATGTTGAAATCGCTTTAGGCATTTTGATTTTGGCGGGAGTGACCGATATTGCGGACGGGTACATCGCGCGGAAGCATAAGCTTGTGACCACCATCGGAATGATGTTAGATCCTCTGGCAGATAAATTAATGATGCTGGCGGTCATCGCCTCATTATTTTTGACGGATCGAATCAGTGTATGGGCCGCCCTGTTTTTCTTTGTGCGCGATCTGGCAATGATAGTAACAGGAGCTGTTTATCATTTCCGTGGCAAAAAAACTGTTCCTGCAAATGCCTATGGTAAGCTGACAACCGTTCTTTTGTATCTGGTCATTCCGCTCGTTATGTACCGTTATGAGTACAGTGAAGCGATACTTTGGTCGGTTATAACGTTCTCATTTATTGTGAGCGCGATTTATCTGGCAAAGGCTCGACTGTTGAACCGCGTGTAA
- a CDS encoding DNA-directed RNA polymerase subunit beta — protein sequence MEQGKSKRFPRQTEEVKSKGKERERSGKNWRLRVAKMVLVPLLLFFSLVIGLMIGYGGVGKKPMSDVFDPGTYKHMWDLMFEET from the coding sequence ATGGAACAAGGGAAGAGCAAACGTTTCCCGCGTCAGACCGAAGAAGTTAAGTCAAAAGGAAAAGAGCGGGAACGGAGCGGCAAAAATTGGCGGCTGAGAGTTGCCAAGATGGTGCTGGTCCCACTCCTGCTGTTTTTCTCACTGGTCATTGGTTTGATGATCGGATACGGTGGGGTTGGCAAGAAGCCAATGTCTGATGTATTCGATCCAGGAACCTACAAACATATGTGGGATTTAATGTTTGAAGAAACCTAA
- a CDS encoding flagellar hook-basal body protein, which yields MQSLNISTSAMRGIQQALDNTANNLANIDTIGYKRRVASFSELLSDSMNEQPAADNQNRNTPVGIRIGSGARLGMTKLDLGQGIVKVTDVPTDVLVEGDGYFLVTHKIKDATGAVIQEENRLTRDGSFKVSFDDDEQGYVLHTTSGHILTDENGVNIVLPEPVTNIQITAEGALTANGVSYGNIGLWKVDNPDQLQQVGQNLFDAELDSGANPTTKYTNALIAGDATLRQGALEGSNVSMTEEMSQLVNIQRAYQLNSRAVGISDQMMGIANQLRSR from the coding sequence ATGCAGTCGCTTAATATTTCCACATCAGCTATGCGCGGTATTCAGCAAGCGTTGGACAATACAGCCAACAACCTGGCGAATATTGATACAATCGGGTACAAGCGCCGGGTCGCATCGTTTTCCGAGCTTCTCTCCGATTCGATGAATGAACAGCCGGCAGCAGACAATCAAAATCGGAATACGCCAGTGGGGATTCGGATCGGAAGCGGTGCCCGTCTTGGCATGACCAAGCTGGATCTCGGTCAAGGTATTGTGAAAGTCACGGATGTGCCAACAGATGTGTTGGTTGAGGGAGACGGGTATTTTCTAGTCACTCACAAGATCAAGGACGCTACTGGTGCTGTCATTCAAGAGGAAAATCGATTGACACGCGACGGCTCTTTCAAGGTTTCATTTGATGATGATGAACAAGGTTATGTATTGCACACTACCTCTGGTCACATTTTGACTGACGAAAACGGCGTAAATATTGTATTGCCCGAGCCAGTTACCAATATTCAAATTACTGCCGAGGGAGCGCTTACTGCTAATGGAGTGTCTTACGGCAATATCGGCCTTTGGAAAGTAGACAATCCTGATCAGTTGCAGCAAGTCGGTCAGAATCTGTTTGATGCCGAGTTAGATTCCGGTGCAAATCCAACTACCAAATACACCAATGCCCTCATTGCAGGCGATGCTACACTTCGACAAGGAGCATTGGAAGGCTCCAATGTAAGCATGACAGAGGAAATGTCCCAGCTGGTGAACATTCAGCGTGCATATCAATTAAACTCACGTGCAGTCGGCATCAGTGATCAAATGATGGGTATTGCCAACCAACTGAGAAGCAGATAA
- a CDS encoding flagellar hook-basal body protein, whose protein sequence is MIRGLYTSASGMLALQNRQESLANNLANINTPGFKQDVGVMRAFPEQLLSRMNDQEGLDVPGVPTMPGQPAIIGRLHTGVYMSEALPNFAQGDIEETRNPYDLALMDNIQPDQDGNERRLFYSVARIEDLTQPAQEENIRYTRNGNWSVNADGYLVTPDGYYVLDNQNQAIRINDPVSGINAGQDLKINEAGELLYKDPTTNEYQSLAAHPRLGLAVVTNPLMLVREGTNVFRWEGDTDVEAIDVAEANDQAALAAGTYGTPTVAGRYGMQQGWRERSNVDPGQTMTNMMSVLRAYEANQRVITTIDGTLDKAANEIGRVNG, encoded by the coding sequence GTGATCAGAGGCTTGTATACGTCTGCATCTGGCATGCTGGCTTTGCAGAACAGGCAAGAATCGCTGGCGAACAACTTAGCAAATATCAATACACCCGGGTTCAAACAGGACGTGGGTGTCATGCGTGCATTTCCGGAGCAATTGCTCTCCCGCATGAACGATCAGGAGGGACTGGATGTTCCGGGTGTCCCTACTATGCCTGGACAACCTGCCATTATCGGGCGTTTGCACACAGGGGTATACATGTCGGAGGCGCTGCCGAATTTTGCGCAGGGGGATATTGAAGAGACACGCAATCCGTATGATCTTGCGTTGATGGACAATATTCAGCCAGATCAGGATGGGAATGAGAGACGGTTGTTTTACAGTGTGGCGCGGATTGAGGATTTGACGCAGCCAGCTCAAGAAGAGAATATTCGCTACACGCGAAACGGCAACTGGAGCGTGAATGCGGATGGCTACTTGGTAACGCCCGATGGGTATTATGTTCTGGACAATCAAAATCAGGCGATCCGAATCAATGACCCAGTAAGCGGAATCAATGCTGGACAAGATTTGAAGATTAACGAGGCTGGCGAATTGCTGTACAAAGACCCAACGACGAATGAATATCAATCGTTGGCAGCGCATCCTCGATTGGGACTGGCTGTAGTAACCAATCCCTTGATGCTTGTTCGGGAAGGGACCAATGTATTCCGTTGGGAAGGCGACACAGACGTCGAAGCGATTGATGTTGCAGAAGCGAACGATCAAGCAGCTCTGGCAGCAGGTACATACGGTACACCTACGGTTGCAGGCCGATACGGTATGCAACAAGGTTGGCGTGAGCGTTCTAATGTAGACCCTGGTCAAACCATGACGAACATGATGAGTGTACTACGCGCTTATGAAGCAAACCAACGGGTCATTACAACAATTGATGGTACGTTGGATAAGGCTGCTAATGAAATCGGTCGTGTTAACGGATAA
- the mreB gene encoding rod shape-determining protein, with protein sequence MFGKDIGIDLGTANVLVFVKGKGIVLDEPSVVAIDSKTRKVLAVGNEAYRMVGRTPGNIVAIRPLREGVIADFEITEAMLKHFLNKIGGKSMFARPRILICCPTNITSVEQKAIREAAERSGGAREVFIEEEPKVAAVGAGMDIFQPSGNMVVDIGGGTTDVAVLSMGDIVTSSSIKVAGDTFDVAIMRYIKNKYKLLIGERTAEDIKVQIGTVSGGRQDEMDIRGRDMVSGLPQTITIRSNEVQEALAESVSAIVQASKSVLERTPPELSADIIDKGVFLTGGGALLHGIDEILAEELKVPVLVADEPMMCVAKGTGMMLDYLDKMPAHSNKRLFRG encoded by the coding sequence ATGTTTGGCAAAGATATCGGAATCGACTTGGGCACGGCCAATGTCTTGGTTTTTGTAAAAGGCAAGGGAATTGTCCTAGACGAACCATCTGTCGTGGCAATAGATAGTAAAACCAGAAAAGTTTTGGCCGTGGGAAATGAAGCCTATCGCATGGTGGGCCGCACCCCAGGAAATATCGTAGCGATCCGACCTTTGCGAGAAGGGGTTATCGCGGATTTTGAAATCACAGAGGCCATGCTGAAGCACTTTTTGAACAAAATTGGTGGAAAGAGCATGTTTGCCCGTCCGCGCATTTTGATTTGCTGCCCGACCAACATCACCTCTGTTGAGCAAAAAGCAATTCGCGAAGCAGCTGAGCGCAGCGGTGGAGCAAGAGAAGTATTTATCGAAGAAGAACCGAAAGTTGCCGCAGTCGGGGCAGGAATGGACATTTTTCAGCCGTCCGGTAATATGGTAGTGGATATCGGTGGGGGAACGACCGATGTAGCGGTATTGTCGATGGGCGATATTGTCACGTCTTCCTCCATTAAAGTAGCAGGCGATACATTCGATGTGGCTATTATGCGTTACATAAAAAATAAATACAAATTGCTGATTGGGGAGCGTACGGCTGAAGATATCAAGGTTCAGATTGGAACCGTATCCGGCGGACGCCAGGACGAAATGGACATTCGGGGTCGAGACATGGTAAGCGGCTTGCCGCAAACGATTACCATTCGCTCCAATGAAGTCCAGGAAGCCCTGGCTGAGTCGGTGAGTGCGATTGTACAAGCCTCAAAATCTGTTTTAGAACGAACACCTCCGGAGCTTTCTGCCGATATAATTGATAAGGGTGTTTTCCTGACCGGTGGCGGCGCATTATTGCACGGTATTGACGAGATTCTGGCAGAGGAGCTGAAGGTTCCTGTGTTGGTAGCGGACGAGCCTATGATGTGCGTTGCAAAAGGAACAGGAATGATGCTGGACTATTTGGACAAGATGCCGGCTCACTCGAATAAGCGATTATTCAGGGGGTAA